The following nucleotide sequence is from Synchiropus splendidus isolate RoL2022-P1 chromosome 14, RoL_Sspl_1.0, whole genome shotgun sequence.
CCCTTCTCATATTTATATCTATTATTTACACCTCAAGAGTCCggcatgtgaacacaagcgaaccAGGCTTTGGTTGAAGGGTCTGATCGCTCTCTGGGTGGATAACATCATTCAAAAACCGCTTCGCAAACCCCCGCATGACTGAGGCGTGCAGTCGCAGCAGCATGAGACTAGTGCTGAGGAACAGGGACACAGCGCAGCAGTCTTGCTATGGGTGCTGGTGATTGATAACTCAGgtgtttttgcctttattaggctgataaacatctgatttcattcacagacagatttactcaaatgaaaaatgttgggCTCTGTTTTCACTGCCGTGATCCTACTGCTTCTATACATGGccatgtataaaaaaaataaaaataataataataataataataaaatgatggcGGTGGAAATCAGGGTGTTCTTCTGTGTTTCAAACTCAGGCAAGTCACCATGTTCTTCTTCGTATTAGGAGGTATCACCTCACAACAGTCATTAAACAGCTCACCCAAGTGGTAGCACCAGAGATTGCAACTTTAGTTTAACGGCTTTCCTTCGATATTACATCATAATTATCTTCTTTCATCCAACTCGGGATTGGttctttgtattaaaaaaataatttaacttaAAACATAgcttaaattaataaatacactGTTGTGGCCAGCAGTGTCTAAATGCACTGATGCACTAATGTGCTCATGAAAAATAGCATCTGTTTTGATATTGACCACAACAGCAATTATAATCATGCTTGAAGGTTTTTGATGTCACAGATGGAAGTAACACAGATTCTATTTCCCATCAAAATGGCCTACTTGGAAGCTTCAACGTATTAAAGGACTGACAACTaccatttatgtttttttaattgtcagtTGAATTACAGTTGCAATCTGTCATAACAACACTTGGGTGAGGTGTTTCATTCCTGTTGTTGGGTGCTACGTCCTCATGTGAGGAAAAAACTGGTAACTTCAGAGTTTGAAACTCAGATGTTTCAATGCAGAATTTTTGGAGTGAGGAGCACAAGATCTCCATATGGTGTTGAATTCCAGAGCCAATCAGGTGCCATTCCATTCCATCCCAGCATGCTGGGGGAGCCAAGGAGACGTCAGGTGGATGCAGGGGTTCAGAAGCAACTGCTCTCAGGTGGTCACGTATCTAATTATTTCACCAGATAGTAACCATGCTAACTATTGGTGGTGGACATGCTGTTTCCTTAAACGACAAATCCCGTTCTCTAAACTAAGGCGGCTGAAGACTGATCTACACAGTGGATGTTCAGCATCGGCACATATCAGTGATGACGCATTTATTcagttctatgtcatatgtgcatGGCCTCAAaaggccttcgctattggttaatccacatcgaggcactggcctcggcctgagacttcgattgattggctctctgTCCAGGAAGGCACTCCCCACTGTGTTTTACACCCTTCGTCTTCTGCTGCTCGGCCCCTTTTGGAACTTTGCcgacaggcctgctgggcagccagtgaGAGAGCtttgcacatattcatagaactgtggTTAAATTAGGTAACTAGGATTTTTCAGAAGGTCATGTTATGTAACTGTTGTCAGCTGTGTCTGCACTGGGTCAATATAGCTTGGATATTTTCCTTCTCTACTTTTCTATTCCATTAATGGGCACCAGATCATTTGTACTTGGATCATGAAGTCAATATGACTCACCTGAGTTGGTCAGTGGTGCGCCCTTCTCCGATACATAGCACAATAACCACTTTCAAAACATCTCTTTAACTGTTTAACTGTAGCGAAAAAGGGCTGGATAACAGTACAGGGTTAGTCCTCCCTGACTCCCATCCTTGCTGCGCTAAATATTAAGTTGCAGCTGTATTAGCTTAAAATGTAGCCTTTACTGTGACTGCAAAGTGCAGTTGCTTTAGTGACCTCTAGAACAATTTTTTAAAGTCCTGTGTTTTAATTTTACGAGGCAACATTTTTTCTTCAAACAGAGTTTGACGAAAACATGGATCAGGaacctttttgactgagagaTCGAAAGAACAATCATATTCCATGAGATtcatacacatttttttaacactgCATACAACTAAATGGAAATGAACAACTCTTTTAGAGTATAGTCAAACTCTGGATTGATTTTAAATAGTAATTTGATTAAATAAGTAACAATGCTAGTGAAACAGTGCTGTGTTGAAGTGAAACACACTCCTCATGCAGCAGTTCgatagtgccatctggtgtTTACTACTGATTTTTACTGAACACTGAACATGTTACACGCTGCCTCGAGGGCACTTTAATTTCCAATCCAGTGGCGCGGAATGGAGGCAACTGAATGACTTGACACTTTGAAACTTTGCCCACAGCGGTTCACCTCACCTATCGTGCGTTGCTGTTACCAGTACACGGACTAATCGGAAATCGGAATGTAGCCCGTCACTATAAAGTTGCGGTGGCTTggacagttcccatgatgctttgcagtccaatCATAGTGGTTGATTGCTACAAAATGGCGGGGATGAAGTGAGACCTGAACATGCTAACTTTTTGTTACCGGCCTGTAGGTTCCAAATCTGTCCACTTACTAAATGTGTCCGACCTGCCACATGGTGAATGGACATAAACGATCCGAtgacaaacattgtattttgcGGAAATAAATGTCACGCATGTAGCAGAAAGTGCcataaatccttcatttcaatttcctctggctcattaaaacataaaaaaaagatattgtatATGCTAGATGTGACGTTATCATCATCATCGGTAAGCGGACAGATATGGCCGGGGCACGTCTCTCAGAGAAGGTGGCAGAATGGGTgacgtgggtgtgtgtttgacatGTGTGTAAAGTGCGCGCCACTGGTGACTGTGGTTGGCTGAGTCAGTGAGCGTTTGTCTATGCAGTTCTCTGTGGGGAAAAGTTTACTTTGTACGTTGAAGTGATCATCCTCGGATGATGGGTACTGTACATAGTAATGTTTCGTTCCTGCAAGTCATGCAAGCCCGTTCTTGAGGCTGCAGACCAGCACACCACCTCTGTCGGGTGCTTGGTCTCAGGCATTTGCAGCTCTTCGACTCATGTTTGGCGCTACCCGACTGGGTGCAGCACATGCAGGTGACCATTAAGTCAGGGACAAGCACAGTTACAGACGCTGCTCTCAGGTGAGAGGATATCAGTAGTGGCCCagtgaggattcatgaaacagtgtccttattttttgagctcagtagatggcactgttggtttaaaaatgagggaagattcattgaaatagctgttcaaaaccaaagattttttgagcagagagtgccatctagtggactctgaaaataaggacactgtttcatgaagcctcagtggcCCATCACTAGATATCAATTCTGCTGGAGCAGATCGCCGTGAGCAGTGCGCATCAGGTGACAGCCAGCGAGGTGATGACACTCTTAGGTCTCATTTCAGCGGCACATCCGGTTTCCGGTGAAACTGGGGCTGTTACAAATGAGGCAGCTTCCACGCTGGTTTGCGCATTACCCTCTCCACCCGGTCCGGGACAGGAACAGGTGCTTGAGTCTGTTGGCTCTGGGTCTCCAGACCGCGTCTTATGGCAGGAGTGCTGATGGGCTGCGTCCAGCAATATATGCACCTTTTCATTAATGCATCCATCTTGGGTTGAGGAGACACCCTGGACAAGGATAGtatgggaggaggagggtggatgCCCTGGCTTGTCCAGTTTGGCCTTATGCGTTTCCCCTGCTCGGGGTGATGATGGCATTTCTGCAGCATGTCAGGGAGAAGAAACTCCGGGTCGTGGTGTCTGGGCGGTGGTTTCCAGACCTCCTCTGCTCTTTTTATTGATGGTTCCATGGAGGACATCTGCCAGGTGGCATCCTGGTTGTCAGCATCAACTTTGCTCGTGCCTACTTGAAGGACATGTTCAACTCTTTGATGGCTCATACTGTCCTTTCTGGGGGTGCTTCTTCGTCCTTGGCTGACATCGGACACTTGATTTGTGAGGTACTGTatggtgtttttctttcaggccatgctgggagggaactTATCCCACCGGAATAAGTTGCAGGGCAGAGCACATATGATATAGAAATCTGGGTTACCTCATGTAAccacagttctatgaatataCGTGTAGCCCTCAAAATGGCTTCTGCTGCCGAGTTCCCAAAGGGGCTGAGTAAGACAAGGTTGTTATAGGTAGTGGGCAGTGTCTACCAGGGCGatgagccaatcaatcgaagccTCTGGCaaaggccagtgcctcgatgtggattaaccaatagtgaaggccGTGAGAGGGTTACGCACATCTTCATAGAACTGTGGATACATTAGGTAACCCAGATTTCGGCAGCTACACTGTGATTATTGACTCTTCTCTGTGACAAATCCATGAGGTTGGTGAGGTAACGCATTGTAAGAATTATCAGTAGAAATATATTTCTTACTTAATTAAGGTCTTGTGCCAGATGGTCTTGAAGTCGTCACCCTGAGGACCAGCATTTGAGTGTTTTCGATTAGACATGATGGTGCAAACGTACTACTTTTTGACTTTCAACAAGTTGATCAACATCCAAATAATGATAGGAAAATAACTTATACGTTTCAATTGTAATGACAAACTGGTGTCTTTGTGTCTCGATGTTTTCAGCTGATGTGTGTCACTATGACTCAGCAGTGAGTTCACAGCATCTTCCCTTTATTACTTCACTTGGCAGAAATTACGCACAAACCAAGTTACAAAATACAACTTAATAGGTTGTAGACTATTTAAACATTCCACAACATCAAGTGCAACAAGCTGTTAATAAAACATTTAGAGTTGTTTAAAATGTACTGGtatttgaagaaaaacaataactaGAGTATGTTTTGTGAGACATTGGAATTTATGGGCAGATAGAATGAACATagcttctaatattagattagatcagaCACATGCTGATGCTggcccacagtttgtccatttGGCTTAGGTAAGGAGTGTGGCATGGAAAATAGAGAATGAAGTGTATGCCACGAGAGATCCGCCCAGAACTTCAAATCTTGACATGTTTTCAGCACGCTGAAGGCTGCGATTCACTGCTGCAACGCTTGGCTGCGGTACATTTCAAGGAACTTCAACCTTACTGTCGCTCTCTGTGCGTCATCTTTGCCACATGTCATAATGTGCATTTACGAAAGAGCAGGTCATATTGAGTTCATTTCACGTGGGTCTTTAGTCATATTTTGTGCGTGTAAGATTAAATTTGCATTTTCTTCCTGTCTTTATTCGACATCTATATTTTTTAGTTTGCCAACCTTTTTGGAGAATGTTTTTAATTGTCTTCAACTATGCTGAAATAAAGGAGtgacattgttaaaaaaaaaaaaaaagtataaatgcTTGGTGTTTGTTAGATAGGTTATCATAAGGATAAATAATCATTTCACAAAAAGCAAATAAAGATGAATTAATGAAAGGTTAGTTCGTGTCATTTTTCGACCGTACGTAGAAGAGCGATGAATCCTTTTGGCCAGGATTAAGCGAGGACTCCTTTGTTACGCCTAAGACCAGCCCCCACAAGCCGACTGGCTGCTGAGAGTCCTTACTCAGTTCCTATTGGCCCATCAGCTCGTCCGTCAAGATGGAAGTTCCCCCCGTTATCATGAAGAAAAGGAGAACGGGACATCCCGAGCAATAGTGGCGTCAAGTTGATAAGGAAACACTATCTGTTTCCGGTGATGTGAAAACAATATAAGAATATTATCGAGTTTTTGTTGTATCAAATTGAGACAAATTGATGACGATTAATAAATCAAAACTACCGTTTAAATGCAAGATATTGAACCTGTCTTTTGATGTTCAACACAAGTCaaataactgaataaataaataacctttTGAGTTGGAAATTGGGCTGTTCACACGATATACGAAATTAATGCTctgataatttaaaaatattcaatcGTATCCGAATGCAACCGTGTCCAGCGACAcacctttattttgaagcgGTACACCGGAAACGCCACTTCAGCTGGCTCAATGTGGCTGTTTAGTCATGAACAGACGGCAGCAGTAGAAGAAAGCGAAGGGTGAACCAGCCGGTTTCACTTCGCTGTCTTCCGTCACTACGGTCGTATTGACATTTCCATTCTTTTATATACACACCACATCTCTTCggtgacagaaacaaacatggagatagagaaggaggtgaagaaggtgagATGACCCATTTCCTTGTTTATGGACCGGCAGGTCGGTGGGATCCGCCCCGGCGAGGTGCGCCCGGTGCAGGTGGCGACCACGGAGAAAACTTCATTCGATCGAAAGTCTGTCgcttaaatgtgtgtgtcccGACTGTTGAAATGGAAACTTAGGAGTTCAAACTTCTTGTTGTGCGAGTAACTTAGCAAGTAGTCCTCTAAACAGTTTCAGTTTGTAGCGGTATTTTCTGTTAGTTATGACTGAGAAAAATcacgttttattttttatttcgaGTTCAGAAATGTTCTGCAGTGATTTTAAAGCTTTTTAGTCAACTTACTGcacatttcatttattctggACCTGTTTGTGGTTCAGAGAAAGGTGTATATTATCGACAGAAACTTATTTGTGTGTTGTGCTGTTGATTTGGTTGCATCTCACTTTCACGGACACATCTTCCCTTCGATCACTGCACAGACATGCAGGGCAGGTACTTCCATAACAACTGTAGAAGAACATACAGTAGTGGTTTCTCAACAGGAAGCAACGATTAGTCGTCTTTCTACATCAAAATTTCAACATCTTCATGAGTGATTTCACTCTTCGACCATCACttcttacagaaaaaaaaacatacatgttgtttaatatttcattccAAGTTTGAATGAGCTGAAGTCGTCTACCCCCACTTTTGGGCTGTGCCCTCTTTACTGGGTTAATGGCGCCAAGGATTGTGATTTACTGAAGTAATCTAGTCTTAGTAATGCTGTCTGCACAGCTGGAGAACGCAGACACACTGCATTACGAACACGGCCATGCAGGCACTTTGATCACTGATGCAGATTATTCTGTTCCAACGATGGCCTGTGTTTGCTTGCTGTAATTGTAGCCTTGCTTTGTTTTAGGGAAGCACAAGTGGGTGTGGGTCACATAATGACAGATTGTCACTGACACTTTGAGACTTGGGTGGCCAGCTCATTTTTATACAGAAAGAGGTGCGTTTCTTTCTAATTGAAGTGCATCTAGGAAGGAGCATGTCTTTGTTCAGTAAAAAGTATTTGAATATtggaaatataaaatgaaaaacacttgagatgtGTTATTGCACAGTGCATCTTTAATAAAACAAGTCTAATGTTAGAAACACTGGTTATTGTTAACTAAGCAATATTCCAATGCAAAAAAgggtgacatttatttttaaagaaaagaacGTTTGCTGTGAGATACAGCCAATCCAAATGTGAAGACTCAATTATATAGAGTTTATGAAACACTGAGATAGTTTGAATACAAATTGAGAAATCAATCTTAAGAGTCTAACAACAAGGCACAAACCTATGTTCGGTGTCCAATTAAATATCCACACAAGAGGATCTATTGAGTCTTATCTTGTCTTAATGTCACATCTACTCTGCCGCTTAGTTACTGAGAAAGGGTCATGTATTTTGTTAGATCGGTCCGTTCTTAAATGGCCATTTTCTGATTGCCATATGAACTTGACGGCAACTCTCTGAAGTCTTAAAAGTGACGGTACTGTCTGATGTGGAGCCGTCCAGCTGGGCGAGAACAAAACCATCTGCCATGTGAAGGATAACTCAACGTGACTCACTCTTCCTGTGAAGCGAGTGAGCAGCGGAGTGAGTCACCACAGAGTGAGTGACCGTTGTTCACAGTTAATGCACCCCTTTGGCTTGAGGTCGTGACTCGTGGCCGTTCATTCCTGAGTACTTGTCCCACATGTCAGCTGAGCAAAAACAGGCCCGGCCTGAGTGGGTTCACttataaatatttttcttttgaaaagttGTGAAAATGTGTACTATTTATAGGATTTATGTTAACAACTTATGTAAAAAAATACTCTATCATAGTCAAAAGTTTGATGCAAATGAGAGACGAAGTAACATATACACAGAAATACAAGTGACCTACAAAAGTCCATTGTGACTCCCGTCTGGTCCCTTGACCATAAAAACCGGCCCAATATTGCCATGGAAAAAAAATTTTGCTACCTTGGTGGCTGAAGTGTTCTTTTTACCCAAACCCCTCAAAAGACACGCAACACAAAAAGTAAAATTCTGTGCCATTATGGCCAGAATATTGTCTATACTTGGTGCATCACCTTTTGTCAGTGGTGGCCTAGAGAAGTATCGTCCACATAGATAGCTAGAGGGTTCGTTCTTTAGAGCAGAAAGtggcatctagtggcctctgaaaatgaggacacaatGAAACTTCAAAAGCCCATCACTGCTGCTCGGTATGAACGTGTGCTCAGCTCATTGTGTTTCGCTTGTGTGTTCACAGATGACGCTCGGGCACGAATTTGGAGCGGGAGCCGCCTGTTTAAAATGCAAGGACAAGTGTGAAGGCTTCGAGCTGCATTTCTGGAGGTGAGTCAGAACATGGGAGGAGATCTGAGATGGATGGCAGAAATAGCGTCCTcctggtcagccatgtttgtttatgtgcgTGCCGTATAGTGACAGCACGCTGCACTCGTGACTTCCGACTTTCAGTTGTGCCTATTATGATACgtttaaaaatctgaatttgGACATTTGTGAATCAATGCGGAATCATTCACACCAGGAGATGGGCAATATGTCATGATACAATATCTTGACGTCAAGACAAAGGTGCTGCTTTGACCAATAATCGGAGCAAACATGGACCTACAGAAGGTTAAAGAAGGCCAGAGTCACCATCTTTGTGCCTGTGCGAAGCAGGACAGCGTGGGACAAAACGTGATCTACCACAACTGCAGATTTTGGCAGCAACTACAGAACCACGTGCAAGAAACACTGGGGTAGTTTCAGGATGGGCATGTTTGCAGGCAAGATGCTGGTCAACACCGCACGACAACTTTTTGGTTCCATCATTTGTGCATGAGCGACACTGAGGCGTTGATGAATATAACTTTATTAATCCCTTGGGAAATACAAGGTCAGTAGAATTATACATTAAGAACGGTAGgaataaacacataaaaaattctattattattattattattattattattattccttaaTAAATGGAATTAAAAGTGATGCTGCAGTTAGCATTAGCTAATCGTATCATGTTCCATCCACTGACTTGTGTTATTCTTAAGGTGTCTTGGGGCCGACTGAGTCTGCGGTTGCAACCCCATAAATGTTTTAGGGAACAAACCTGTGTTAAAGTAAATATTTGTTATTCTGACAGGAAGGGAAAGAAAGCCTTTCTTCATGCTTTCAGACGTGCTGCTAACACTTAGTTTAATTAAGAATAAGCTAACAGCAGGAGGTGGTGGATTTATGGGGACATGCTGTTCCAGAGTAGAGCCACTCTTCATGTGGAAGAGTCCTTGGAAAAATCAGAATCTACGGGACTTAACTTTTGTGAGGATAATAGACTGGGAAAAATGTTCCAGGTTGGATTCTGGGACACCGATAAGATGCCAGGAATTAGACGGGGACCACCAAGTTGGCgtgttttcagttgaaaacaCTGCTAAACAAAGCTCAGGCATCACGGTGCCCAGGGAttctttgtgttttgtctctgtgcttttatttggaGCAGTAGTTCCAGATGAAACGGCTCAGTGTGGCGTCCACTAATGACACTCACTTGCTGTGCTTTCTTTTATACCACGCAGACACCACGTTGGAGGTCTGTGGGTTTGCTAGACGATTGCTGCTTCCATGAGCAGTAATTCTGTGACAGGCCTGTTTACACCAGGAGTTCCAGGAACTTGGCAGCTGAGAATCTGAATCATACAAACTACATGATGTGACACTGAAGGGGAAGAAGATGGTGAACGATGAACGTGTAAAACTACAGCAGCTGCTCTTGTGGCACGGTGCACTTCATGCGTCACAGGAAGGAGGTTCTCTGCTGGGATTTGCTCCACTGATCCTACCAAGCTTTCgtctgaaaatgaacaaaaaacattttggacttGGAATTGGGATGAGGGGGGCATCAAAATGTGGAGTGAAAATGACTGTGACGAGAGCCCATAGCTTTGTATAGCTGCAGTGTGGTGTGCAACTCTGCTGCAGTCTTGAAATTCTGGGTCAAGCTTGAACATGACCAGCCagatccataaagtatcaacaccTGGAGACACACAGCAAGGTGCTTGTGTTCAGACGTGTTGCAGGAGTGGTGATCCAGCAAATCAAGCCTGAAAGTGAAGAAGAATGTCATAAAGGATCTTTATTCACAACTGTTGGATAAATGATTTTCATGTATCAAAGGTGCATGAAGAAGGTGATCAGTCAGTTAGTTCTGGAAGGGCTGAGGGCTAAAAGACTAGATTCCACAATGCCATTCAAATTCTCATTATCTCCTGCAATTTTGGCCACATTTCTTGTCGTGAAAATATCTTGCATTAATTCAGAGTATTGATctcatttgtgttttgatgagGGTGTGTTCATTGACATGAACAGACAACATtatgtgtattttctttttcttgtccttTCAAGGAAGATTTGCAGGAACTGTAAATGTGGACTGACAGAGCACAATGTTCAGATGAACACGGAGGAGAACAAGAAGGTGGGGAAGCTGTTCGAAGACACGAAGTACACTGGACTCATCGCAAAGTTGAAGACAGATGGCATCCCCAGTTACCAGGGCAACATGGTGACCATCACCCTGCCCACTCCAGCCACTGCATACGCAGTTACAGCCAGTGCTACTGCGAGCGTTGTCCCCCCTCCAGCTGGAACTGCTGCTGTGCAGCGTCCTGGGGCCTCAGTAGGTAACAGTCAGGCTCGTGCTGCAGGTGTGACACAGAGTCCCGGGGGTCAACCTGCCGGTACTGCCGCTGCCGGTACTGCCGCAGCAACACTGGGCCGTGGCCAAAATGGGTCAGCTGGAGCGACACCAGGTGGCAGCCTCAGTCAGCCTGTAGCAGCCAGTGCATCACCCTACAAGGCCAACAAAGTGCCAATGTCTGTCAGCGTCACATCAGCCAGCGCAGTCCCAGTACCCAAAGATGTACCTATGAATTCTGTCACCTATGAGTGGGCACCACCGGTGGCCAACAAGCACATGGTGAGGAAtttcattcaatattttattaaagaaaacGATTagcttctgtttgtgtgttctaCAAAACATAATCAGTGAATTTCCACCTCATAtgctgtgtttcatttgttAGTTGCAACGGATGAGGATGAGTTTCAACATGATGCAGTATTTATAGTGTCCACTATATGGGTCTAAACGTAGCCCAGATTCTAAATGTTTGGTTTATctaattttgttttcatgcttaATTTAAGATGTGGCCAGTAACTTGTGGCTTACTGATTTATGACTTTCTAAAGTACCTTTTTATTGCCTTAAATGGAAAATGTACTCTCATTTAAGATCTAGAAATGTGCCATTAGTAAAAAGTTGAATTTCCTTGTTTAGTCTGGTTTCCTCTTGGTTGGTCCTCATCTGTCCCACGACCTTCGCATAATCTCTGTTTATTTTACAGTTTGTCATGCTTTTGTCCTCTACACTGCAGGCAGTGCGCTACATCCAGTTGCTTCCTCCAGAGAAGCGTCCTGTGGCAGGGTCAGAAGGAGCTGCGTACCGACGGCAACAGATGGCCCGGCAGCTCCCAGAGCACGACCAGGACCCGTCCAAGTGCCACGAGTTGAGCCCCGCCGAGGTCAAGCAAATGCAGCAATATGTCCGCAAGTACAAGGACGAGGCGCTCGGTATTGGAGATGTCCTGCTTCCCGAGGAGATGGCTCAGGTGcaggcagctgcagctggaggaccTGGAAAAGCTGGGCCTGGTGGTGGTAAAGCTGGAGCTGGATCCGTTGCTGTGGCTGGAAGTGCTGGATCTGTTCCTTTCAGTGGATCTGTGGGCGCTACTGGAGCCGCTGGGCTTCCTGGAACAGGCCCACAGCGAACCTTCgtaagcatgtttttttttttttgttattataagCCTTTTCTGGAAAATTGTTTCATATACATGAATTAAATGTGTTTACTGACATATcaatatataactatataacttTTCAGTTCTACGTGCAACATAAAGTGTGGTATATTTTCAAAACTATGAAAAGATGCTTTAATcaactgaaactggcaaaaaTCAGCATTTATTATCCTGCAGGTAAATTAAATAGAGACTAGTAATTTAAATTCTTAACCATTAAATAGGTTCAGAGAGACACGGTAATGCAACATCTTCTTGACATCTTGACATTCTAGAGCTTCTTG
It contains:
- the tes gene encoding testin, which gives rise to MEIEKEVKKMTLGHEFGAGAACLKCKDKCEGFELHFWRKICRNCKCGLTEHNVQMNTEENKKVGKLFEDTKYTGLIAKLKTDGIPSYQGNMVTITLPTPATAYAVTASATASVVPPPAGTAAVQRPGASVGNSQARAAGVTQSPGGQPAGTAAAGTAAATLGRGQNGSAGATPGGSLSQPVAASASPYKANKVPMSVSVTSASAVPVPKDVPMNSVTYEWAPPVANKHMAVRYIQLLPPEKRPVAGSEGAAYRRQQMARQLPEHDQDPSKCHELSPAEVKQMQQYVRKYKDEALGIGDVLLPEEMAQVQAAAAGGPGKAGPGGGKAGAGSVAVAGSAGSVPFSGSVGATGAAGLPGTGPQRTFSCHHCKQPMRLGDPAVYAERAGYDKLWHPACFVCCTCGELLVDMIYFWKKGKLYCGRHYGDSEKPRCAGCDELIFSNEYTQAEGQNWHLKHFCCFDCDCILAGETYVMEKDKPVCTTCYMKNYAVKCATCQKPVDPEAQRVSYGDYHWHAEPSCFKCSGCDKCLVGQRFMALKGFLVCSVECKKKLTS